In Haematobia irritans isolate KBUSLIRL chromosome 1, ASM5000362v1, whole genome shotgun sequence, a genomic segment contains:
- the LOC142219715 gene encoding general odorant-binding protein 99a-like: protein MKVFIAVCLLFTLASAEYVVKTRENLLQFRNECVEELKVPAEHVEQYKKWQYPNDEITQCYMKCVFVKFGLFSPETGFDVENIHHQLVGVNAEASHDDSVHAKIESCVDKNEQGSNACEWAYRGAICFFKNNLQLVQRSVTTQE, encoded by the exons ATGAAAGTATTCATTGCAGTTTGTTTATTGTTCACTTTG gCCTCTGCTGAATATGTGGTCAAAACTCGGGAAAATCTCTTGCAATTCCGCAACGAATGTGTCGAAGAATTAAAAGTCCCAGCTGAGCACGTGGAGCAATACAAAAAATGGCAATATCCTAATGATGAAATCACCCAGTGCTACATGAAATGTGTCTTCGTTAAATTCGGTCTTTTCAGTCCCGAAACTGGTTTCGATGTAGAGAATATCCATCATCAATTGGTTGGTGTTAATGCTGAAGCCAGTCATGATGATTCCGTTCATGCTAAGATTGAATCCTGCGTTGATAAGAACGAACAAGGAAGCAATGCCTGTGAATGGGCATACCGTGGTGCCATCTGTTTCTTCAAGAACAATTTGCAGTTGGTTCAGCGTAGTGTTACAACTCAAGAATAG